Proteins from a genomic interval of Phlebotomus papatasi isolate M1 chromosome 3, Ppap_2.1, whole genome shotgun sequence:
- the LOC129805683 gene encoding peroxiredoxin 2: MASIVRSLLKTTIPSALRQKSLFQRHISTGQSLLAAQIQQPAPNFKGTAVINGEFKEISLKDFQGKYLVLFFYPLDFTFVCPTEIIAFSDRISEFRKLNTEVVGVSVDSHFSHLAWTNLDRKNGGLGQLQYPLLADITKEISRDYDVLLEQTGISLRGLFIIDPNGILRQITVNDLPVGRSVDETLRLIKAFQFVEKHGEVCPANWNPDTNPDTIKPSVQASKEYFQKHG; encoded by the exons ATGGCATCAATAGTGCGCTCTCTCCTTAAGACC ACTATTCCATCTGCTCTCCGTCAGAAATCTCTCTTTCAGCGTCACATCTCAACGG gACAATCACTGCTTGCTGCCCAAATCCAGCAACCGGCTCCAAATTTCAAGGGCACGGCCGTTATCAATGGGGAATTCAAAGAAATCTCCCTGAAGGACTTTCAGGGGAAGTATTTGGTGCTCTTCTTCTATCCTCTGGACTTTACCTTTGTCTGTCCCACTGAAATAATAGCTTTCAGCGACAGAATCTCAGAGTTCCGGAAGCTCAATACGGAAGTTGTGGGAGTCTCCGTTGATTCGCATTTCAGTCATCTGGCCTGGACGAATTTGGACAGGAAGAATGGAGGATTGGGTCAGCTACAGTATCCACTGCTAGCGGATATCACGAAAGAAATCTCCCGGGACTATGATGTTCTGCTGGAACAAACAGGAATCTCTCTCAGAGGCTTATTTATTATCGATCCAAATGGCATTTTGAGGCAAATCACCGTCAATGATCTCCCAGTGGGACGTTCGGTGGATGAAACATTGAGGCTCATCAAGGCATTCCAATTTGTGGAGAAACATGGAGAAGTTTGTCCAGCAAATTGGAATCCAGACACAAATCCTGATACCATTAAACCATCAGTTCAAGCTTCCAAAGAATATTTCCAGAAGCATGGATAA